A stretch of DNA from Bremerella alba:
ATCACGCTGCTACCCTGCTCCTGCTTTTTTCCGCTATCCCTTCCCATTAGCATCTGGGGAATGATGGTGCTGTCTGATAACAGCGTCCAGCGACAGTTCACTTCCTAAACAACCGTTATCAGATCTTACGACTACGTTGAGACTCCCTCGAACCGATCAGGTGCCACTTCATGTCGATTGACTTCCCCTGCTCGCATTGCCAGAAAACAGTCCGTGTGCCCGACGGCACCGAAGGCAAAAAGACCAAGTGCCCCAGTTGCCAGCAGGTACAGGTCATTCCCGACAACAGCTCGTTCGGTTCATCACCCGCACCGACGCCCCCACCCGAGCAACCGGCCAAGGATGACTCGATTTGGAATGATCTGAACACCGAGTCGCAGCCGGCCGCTTCCCCGGCCAGCAACCCGTTCGGCGACGCCCCAGATCCGTATGGCGCCCCGCAAGACAACCCCTACTCGTCCCCCACCAGTTCGACAAACTACACACACCAGCCTGTCTCGCGGGCCGAGGCACGCTCGAAACTGATGGGCCCGGCCATCGGTGTCATGCTGTCTAACGGCTTGGGTCTGCTTCTGCTGATTGTCTGGGCGGTTGCGACAATCGTCGAGATCCAGAACCAAGGCGAACTGAAGGACACACCTGAAATCGTGGGAGCCAGTATCGCGTTGTTCCTTATGTTTGGCCTGCCATTTATGCTCAGCCTGCTGACCATCGTGGCCATGATCCGGGCAATTTACGTCCGCAATTACATCTTAGTGATGACCGGATTCATCTTGGCATTAACTCCCTTCGCGGGAGGTTGCGGCTGTTTCCTCGGATTGTTCTTTGGCATTTGGGGAATCGTGATCATGAACGACGACTCGGTGAAAGCAGCGTTCCGCCAACCCTAAAGCAATTCCCCTTTGAGAAAGTCGTCCGATGCCGATTAGCTTTCACTGCGAAACCTGTCGGCGGTCTATCTGCGTTCCCGATGGCTCGGAAGGCAAAAAGACACGCTGTCCGGAATGCTACTCGATCGTGCGGATTCCCTTCAGCGGTAACGCCTCGCTGTTCATGCCTGAGGGTCCGCTGGATACGATTGACGAACAGGACGACCCGCTCGGCATTACCGATCCCGAGAACGTCCGTCCTCCAACGCCGCAACAACAACTTCAAGCCAACAATCCGTTTGCCACCACCAGTCAAGTATCGGCCAGAGCCGACCAGGCAGAACCGGTGGAGCTTCCCTTTCCAGGCGTATCTCCGAAGAAATTCAAGCGGTATTGTTTCGAGTTGCGGCTGTGCGTCACCGTGGTAATGGTCTGCTGTCTTCTCGCGTTGGTATTGGTTGCCATTGGAGTCGCTGATACTCTCATCGGATACTACGAAAAGGGAGGCGATCCGACGGTTATCTACGCTGGCATAAGTTTCGTTCCCGTGATTATTCTGCACTTGGGGACCCTGCTTTGTCTGAATGAAGCACGACGGATGGGAAATCTTCGTTTGGCCTGGATCGGCCTCGCGTTGTCTTTGTTCCCCTTTGCAAACTATTCCGTCTGCTTAGTTTTTCCGGCACTTTTCACGTTTTGGGCGATGTACTCGCTGAATCGAGATGAGATCACACTCTCATTTCAGAGCGTCAAACCGAAACCGACGCCTGACTGACACGCCACCTTTGGTGTGTTAAAACAAGCGTTCTCTATCGCTCTAACCCCCAAGCTTTGCCCGTCTTATATCCTCTGAGGAGATTCGCCCCATGGCTACTAACGGTGATCTGAATCGTAAATTGCGAATGGCTTTGGTCGGTGGTGGTTCCGGCTCGTTTATCGGCCGCGTGCATGCCACTGCCGCCGTCCTCGATAACCGCGCTACACTGGTCGCCGGAGCCCTCAGCTCGAATCCCGAGCGGGCCAAAGCTTCTGCCGCCGATTACGACATCCCCGAAGCCAGGGCCTATACCAGCTATCAGGAAATGCTGGAAAAAGAAAACGCTCTGCCGGAAGACCAACGCATCGATTTCGTTTCGGTCGCCACCCCCAACCACATGCATTTTCCCGTCGCCAAAGCGGCTCTGGAAGCTGGCTTCAACGTGATGTGCGACAAGCCCATGACGCTGAACCTGGAAGAAGCCGAAGAGCTTAAAAAAGTGGTTGAGAAGTCAGGTGCCGTCTTCGCCGTCACGCACAACTACACCGGCTACCCGCTGATTCGTCAGGCTCGCGAGATGATCCTCAACGGCGACCTGGGCGAGATCAATGCGATTCGCGTGCAGTACATCCAAGGCTGGCTGCGAACCAAGCTGGAAGACACCGACCAGAAGCAAGCCGCCTGGCGTAGCGACCCTGCCAAGAGTGGTGCCGCCGGTGCCTACGGCGACATCGGCACCCACGCCTATAACCTGGGCCGTTACATGACCGGTCTGCTGCCCGACAAAGTCAGTTCGCACCTGGCCACCTTCGTCGAAGGCCGCAAATTGGACGACTACGGCACGACCATTATTCGCTACGAAAACGGTGCCCTCTGCACGCTCACCGCTTCGCAGATCAGCCACGGCCGCGAAAACGATCTGGCGATCGAAATCGACGGCACCAAGGCTGCCATCCAGTGGCGTCAAGAGAACCCCAACGAAATGATCTTCCGCCAAAACGGCGAGCCTCATCAGATCTACACGCGTAACCCAGACGCACCGTTCATGTCGCCGATGGGCGTTGCCGCCTGCCGCATTCCGGCCGGACACCCCGAAGGGTTCTTCGAAGCGTTCGCCAACATCTATCGCGCCGCGTTCGATGCGATGGTGCTGCGTGCAACCGGCAAGGACTTCGAGAAGAAGGACACCTTGTACCCCAATATTCACGACGGCGTGGAAGGGATGTACTTCATTCAACAGTGCGTCGACAGCAGCCAGAAAGATGGTGCCTGGTTGCCGCTGAAGCATGAAGCGGCTCGCCGTTAACCGTAATCGCTTGAACTATCTGACGCCGCTGCCTGACTCAGGGAGCGGCGTTTTTTATAGGCCTTTCCGCTAAGTGACAACGCCATGAAAATCGAACACTTCGCCCTCCAGGTTGCCGACCCGATCGCCGTGGCTCGCTGGTATGTCGTGCACCTGGGCATGACCATCCAAAAGGGTAGCAACCAACCGCCGTTTGCTCACTTCCTGGCCGACGACGGAGGGCAGATGCTGATCGAGCTATACTTCAACGATCAGTTCGATGTGCCCGATCAAGCCAAGGTCCCGCCGGCTCATTTTCACCTGGCGTTTGTCAGCGAGGCGATCGAGCAAGACCGCACGCGGCTCATCGAAGTTGGTGCCCAGGCCGAAGGCCCCATCAACACACAGCCTAACGGTGACCTGGTTTGCTTCCTACGCGACCCATGGGGACTCACGCTGCAGTTGGTATCACGGGCCGAAAAGCTTTTGACCTAAGTGTTTTCAAACAGAACAAACAGTTGCCCAGTGATTCATCTCTGGGCCAACCGGAAGTTCTGGTTTATCGAGCTTCTCGCAATGGTTTGTTTCTTCGGGTTCTTTCCCCGATAATCGAGGGCGTCTCCCCTGATTCCCCTAGAAGGTGCTCCCCATGCGATATCTGCCCACGCTGCTGACCGCCCTGCTGCTTCTGCCTTGTCCGCTCTTGGCCGATGAACTTTCGTTTGAGCCGGAAGAACTGAAAACGAAGCTGGGCGTGGGCTATGCCGTCCGTCTGTTGGACATGAACGGCGACGACAAACTCGACATTTGCATCGTCGATCAAGAGCGTATCTTCTGGCTGGAAAACCCCAGTTGGTCTGAACACGAGATCCTCGGCCCAGGCCAGACCAACGCCGACAACGTGGCCTTCGCCCCAGCTGACATCGATGGCGACGGGCAGCTTGACTTCGCTGTGGCCGCTGGTTGGGGTGGCGGCAAGACGCAGCGAGGCACCATTCAATGGATCACTTCCGCAGAGCCCAAAGAAGATCACTGGAACGTGCATCCCATTCGCAACGAACACAGTACCCATCGCATTCAGTTTGCCGATGTCGTGGGAGACGAACGGCCCGAGCTGGTGGTCGGTCCCCTCTTCGGCCCCGGCACCACCGGCCCTCACTTTGCGGAACACGGCGTGCGACTGAT
This window harbors:
- a CDS encoding Gfo/Idh/MocA family protein produces the protein MATNGDLNRKLRMALVGGGSGSFIGRVHATAAVLDNRATLVAGALSSNPERAKASAADYDIPEARAYTSYQEMLEKENALPEDQRIDFVSVATPNHMHFPVAKAALEAGFNVMCDKPMTLNLEEAEELKKVVEKSGAVFAVTHNYTGYPLIRQAREMILNGDLGEINAIRVQYIQGWLRTKLEDTDQKQAAWRSDPAKSGAAGAYGDIGTHAYNLGRYMTGLLPDKVSSHLATFVEGRKLDDYGTTIIRYENGALCTLTASQISHGRENDLAIEIDGTKAAIQWRQENPNEMIFRQNGEPHQIYTRNPDAPFMSPMGVAACRIPAGHPEGFFEAFANIYRAAFDAMVLRATGKDFEKKDTLYPNIHDGVEGMYFIQQCVDSSQKDGAWLPLKHEAARR
- a CDS encoding VOC family protein — translated: MKIEHFALQVADPIAVARWYVVHLGMTIQKGSNQPPFAHFLADDGGQMLIELYFNDQFDVPDQAKVPPAHFHLAFVSEAIEQDRTRLIEVGAQAEGPINTQPNGDLVCFLRDPWGLTLQLVSRAEKLLT